Proteins encoded by one window of Cellvibrio sp. KY-GH-1:
- the araA gene encoding L-arabinose isomerase has translation MKVYGDKEVWLVTGSQDLYGPGVLKQVAENSQKIAAGLTESANISIKIVAQPTVKSPKEILAVAQAANSNPNCVGLILWMHTFSPAKMWIAGLSALSKPYMHLHTQFNAELPFAEINMHFMNLNQSAHGDREFGHVSTRLRQERKVVVGHWATESVQKQIDSWCRVAMGWHASQTLKVARFGDNMRQVAVTDGDKVSAQIKFGYEVHAYGLGDLQKVVDAVTDAEVAAQIEIYKKEYDVNPGIFDDEHQYQMLKNEARLELGMLKFLTEGEFGAFTNCFENLTGLTNLPGLATQRLMAAGFGYGGEGDWKTAAMVHICKVMSKGRVGGSSFMEDYTYHFGAVDQVLGAHMLEVCPSIAAAKPKLEVHLHTIGCRNDIARLIFTGKAGPALCISLIDIGTRFRFIINEVDTVNPPQELPKLPVAKALWEPRPNLEISAAAWIQAGGAHHSAYTQGVTADEIVDYAEMAGVEAVVIGADTTVRNFKTELRHNAAFYHLKDGV, from the coding sequence ATGAAAGTCTACGGCGATAAAGAAGTCTGGTTGGTTACCGGCTCACAAGATTTGTATGGTCCAGGCGTATTAAAGCAGGTCGCCGAGAACAGTCAAAAAATTGCTGCGGGTCTGACTGAGTCTGCCAACATCTCTATCAAGATTGTTGCGCAACCTACCGTTAAATCACCGAAAGAAATTCTGGCAGTTGCACAAGCGGCCAACAGCAACCCCAACTGCGTGGGTTTAATTCTGTGGATGCACACCTTCTCGCCCGCCAAAATGTGGATCGCTGGTTTGAGCGCACTGAGCAAGCCCTACATGCACCTGCACACTCAGTTCAACGCTGAGTTGCCGTTTGCTGAAATCAATATGCACTTTATGAACCTCAATCAATCTGCACACGGCGACCGCGAATTTGGTCACGTGAGCACCCGCTTGCGTCAAGAGCGCAAAGTGGTAGTAGGTCACTGGGCGACTGAATCAGTTCAAAAGCAAATCGACAGCTGGTGCCGCGTGGCTATGGGCTGGCATGCAAGCCAAACCCTGAAAGTGGCGCGCTTTGGCGACAACATGCGTCAGGTAGCAGTAACTGATGGCGATAAAGTATCTGCGCAAATTAAATTTGGTTACGAAGTTCACGCCTACGGCTTGGGCGATCTGCAAAAAGTAGTTGATGCAGTGACTGATGCAGAAGTTGCGGCGCAGATCGAAATCTACAAAAAAGAATACGATGTAAACCCAGGCATTTTTGATGATGAACATCAATACCAAATGCTGAAAAACGAAGCGCGTTTGGAACTGGGTATGTTGAAGTTTTTAACCGAAGGTGAGTTTGGTGCATTCACCAACTGCTTTGAAAACCTGACTGGTTTAACCAACCTGCCGGGTCTTGCAACCCAACGATTGATGGCAGCTGGTTTTGGTTATGGCGGCGAAGGCGATTGGAAAACTGCCGCTATGGTTCACATTTGCAAAGTCATGTCGAAAGGCCGCGTAGGTGGTTCATCATTTATGGAAGACTACACCTATCACTTTGGTGCGGTCGATCAAGTGCTGGGTGCGCACATGCTGGAAGTTTGTCCTTCTATTGCTGCTGCCAAACCAAAATTGGAAGTACACCTGCACACCATCGGTTGCCGCAACGACATTGCGCGTTTGATTTTCACCGGCAAGGCCGGCCCTGCGCTGTGTATTTCCCTGATCGATATAGGCACGCGTTTCCGCTTCATCATCAACGAAGTGGACACCGTAAATCCACCACAAGAATTGCCGAAGTTGCCGGTGGCTAAAGCCCTGTGGGAACCGCGTCCAAATCTGGAAATTTCGGCGGCGGCCTGGATTCAAGCCGGTGGTGCCCACCACAGCGCCTACACTCAAGGTGTGACTGCGGATGAGATAGTTGATTACGCCGAAATGGCGGGCGTAGAAGCGGTTGTGATTGGTGCAGATACCACTGTGCGCAATTTCAAAACCGAGTTGCGTCACAATGCCGCTTTCTATCATTTGAAAGACGGTGTGTAA